Proteins from one Candidatus Nitrospira nitrosa genomic window:
- the fabZ gene encoding 3-hydroxyacyl-ACP dehydratase FabZ, translating into MASVEQAEIQALLPHRYPFLLVDRVKEFEPHKRIIGIKNVTINEPFFQGHFPGRPVMPGVLLIEAMAQVGGVLVFKSGGTVGKTIMYLTGVEEAKFRKPVVPGDQLRLEIDVLKKRPPFWKMQGKAFVDNEVVCEAVVTAMVMDEKAETQ; encoded by the coding sequence ATGGCATCGGTCGAGCAGGCTGAAATTCAAGCATTACTTCCCCACCGGTACCCCTTCCTATTGGTGGATCGGGTCAAAGAGTTTGAGCCACATAAGCGAATCATCGGGATCAAGAATGTCACGATCAATGAGCCGTTTTTTCAAGGTCATTTTCCAGGGCGCCCGGTCATGCCGGGGGTGCTGTTGATCGAGGCCATGGCGCAGGTGGGAGGGGTGCTGGTGTTCAAGTCGGGAGGGACGGTCGGTAAAACCATCATGTATTTGACGGGAGTTGAAGAAGCAAAATTCAGGAAACCGGTCGTGCCGGGTGATCAGCTTCGGTTAGAGATCGATGTGCTCAAGAAGCGTCCGCCGTTCTGGAAGATGCAGGGGAAGGCATTCGTCGACAATGAGGTGGTGTGCGAGGCTGTGGTCACGGCGATGGTGATGGACGAAAAGGCCGAAACGCAATAA
- a CDS encoding OmpH family outer membrane protein: protein MMNRTKMIVVAVLWSVAQWAAPLYAGDPLKVGVMDQQLVFERSKAGKAALEDMAGYAQTRQKIINSDEQELKELQQSLEDPNAKLADAVRQEKEEQLRGKVEAYQHRVQEFNREVQQKRGEMVAEYSKKIAAAAQAVAQREGYAAILDKGNDSVLRVVLYHRAALDVTELVVKEFDRQNP from the coding sequence ATGATGAATCGTACCAAAATGATCGTGGTGGCTGTTCTGTGGTCTGTGGCTCAATGGGCGGCGCCTCTTTATGCGGGAGATCCGCTTAAGGTGGGGGTGATGGATCAACAGCTCGTCTTTGAGCGGAGTAAGGCGGGGAAGGCGGCGTTGGAAGATATGGCGGGCTATGCCCAGACCAGACAGAAGATTATCAATTCTGACGAGCAGGAACTCAAGGAATTACAGCAATCGCTGGAAGACCCGAACGCCAAGCTCGCCGATGCTGTCCGGCAAGAGAAGGAAGAACAGTTGAGGGGCAAGGTGGAGGCCTATCAGCATCGGGTGCAAGAGTTCAATCGTGAGGTTCAGCAGAAGCGAGGTGAAATGGTCGCGGAATATTCAAAAAAGATTGCGGCCGCTGCGCAAGCCGTCGCTCAAAGAGAAGGCTATGCGGCCATTCTCGACAAGGGTAATGATTCGGTGCTTCGCGTCGTGCTCTATCATCGGGCTGCATTGGATGTGACGGAATTGGTCGTCAAAGAATTTGATCGGCAAAACCCTTAG
- a CDS encoding OmpH family outer membrane protein, with translation MHRTWSRYSVWRLGWISGVLGIVLLVGGCAGSGVKFESKVGVINAQRLLNETNAGKRAKDILASFSKNRQALMESEERELRRMEEDFARQASVLSPTAKREREEQFRRRMQEYQQKAAELNREVQEKQKDVLEGFRDKVEAVVAKVAKSLSVQVVVDKSKGGATIYHEEGLDISNQVIEAFNREYP, from the coding sequence GTGCATAGGACGTGGTCACGGTACTCGGTATGGCGGCTTGGGTGGATATCGGGAGTATTGGGTATCGTGTTGCTTGTCGGTGGATGTGCGGGTTCGGGAGTCAAGTTTGAGAGCAAGGTAGGGGTGATCAACGCTCAGCGTCTCCTGAACGAAACCAACGCGGGGAAGCGGGCGAAGGATATTCTAGCCTCCTTCTCCAAGAACCGACAGGCCTTGATGGAGTCGGAGGAGAGGGAGTTGCGGCGGATGGAGGAGGATTTCGCACGACAAGCGTCCGTCCTGAGTCCCACGGCGAAACGGGAGCGTGAGGAACAATTTCGTCGACGCATGCAGGAGTATCAACAAAAGGCCGCGGAGTTGAATCGCGAAGTTCAAGAAAAGCAGAAGGATGTCCTGGAAGGGTTTCGTGACAAGGTCGAAGCGGTGGTCGCCAAGGTCGCAAAGAGTTTGAGCGTGCAGGTGGTGGTTGATAAGAGCAAGGGGGGGGCAACCATCTATCATGAAGAGGGGTTGGATATTTCAAACCAAGTGATCGAAGCGTTTAACCGCGAATATCCATAG